In Candidatus Dormiibacterota bacterium, a single window of DNA contains:
- a CDS encoding GNAT family N-acetyltransferase: protein MRLVEIAPPDYARDVLPLSAHLWAGRRDMDLYIAQTLEIAASGYGKRHYKTFGLYDGPQLLASFKRYQRTIRWQQQGLRGVGIGAVFTPEHFRGRGYASAMLAMLLDRARNDGDDFAYLFSDIRPHFYEELGFTQLPSRAISLRADTLASKRIEVARLDDQDWSGVQRCFNLSERTRPWAMLRTPLVWDWIRLRTRHGSEHAAGVETNLVLRRGRSIAAYALGVRALEHDAYIIDEFGTADDEAAALLPALLRAAAGDLRRVVGWLPPDGARELLPRGSVRKRRDAIFMAAPLSAAATKWLDAAASPSSADGIWSTDHI from the coding sequence ATGCGGCTCGTCGAAATCGCTCCTCCCGACTATGCCCGAGACGTCCTTCCCTTGAGCGCCCATCTATGGGCGGGTCGCCGCGACATGGATCTTTACATCGCGCAAACCCTCGAAATCGCGGCGAGCGGCTACGGCAAGCGTCACTACAAAACGTTCGGACTCTACGACGGACCCCAGCTGCTTGCGTCGTTCAAGCGCTATCAGCGCACCATCCGATGGCAGCAGCAGGGCTTACGCGGCGTAGGCATCGGAGCCGTCTTTACGCCGGAGCACTTTCGCGGCCGAGGCTACGCCAGCGCGATGCTCGCGATGCTCCTCGATCGCGCTCGCAACGACGGCGATGACTTCGCATACCTCTTCTCCGACATCCGCCCGCATTTCTACGAAGAACTCGGCTTCACGCAGTTGCCCTCTCGCGCTATCTCGCTGCGCGCCGACACGCTCGCTAGTAAGCGCATCGAAGTCGCTCGACTCGACGACCAGGATTGGAGCGGCGTGCAACGCTGCTTCAATCTTTCGGAGCGAACCCGCCCTTGGGCGATGCTCCGCACCCCGCTCGTGTGGGATTGGATCCGCTTACGAACCCGCCACGGATCGGAACATGCGGCCGGCGTGGAGACCAATCTCGTCCTGCGTCGTGGACGCAGCATCGCGGCATACGCTCTGGGCGTACGCGCCCTCGAGCACGACGCATACATCATCGACGAATTCGGTACCGCCGACGACGAAGCCGCAGCCCTCCTTCCCGCGCTGCTACGCGCCGCCGCAGGCGATCTGCGCCGCGTCGTCGGCTGGTTACCGCCCGACGGCGCGCGCGAACTGCTCCCACGCGGCTCCGTACGCAAACGCCGAGACGCAATCTTCATGGCCGCACCGCTAAGCGCGGCCGCAACAAAATGGCTGGATGCCGCAGCATCTCCATCATCCGCCGACGGCATCTGGAGCACCGACCACATCTAA